A genomic window from Alkalihalobacillus sp. AL-G includes:
- a CDS encoding fatty acid--CoA ligase → MYVTIGTLFNQTVRKFSKKEALVDAGSGKRWTFEQWNAEINQLANALMDSGVQKGDRVSTYLFNAPELAMTFFACAKIGAVLNPINFRLKSKEVVYILEDAKPSVLLFETALEPYVAEIYNEFPETSFWCISPDTPDYAVNYQERMNDASFEEPNVEVHENDLYAIMYTSGTTGRPKGVMHRHRDMLEQSVTCASVKKLTATDRGLVAAPMFHCAELHCCFLPRVHVGASNVIIHHFDPVDVLETVEKEKITEMFGAPTMWNMVLQQDLGRYDLSSLRMGLYGAAPMAPALVRSCKEKLGIDLVQAYGMTEMGPAITFLTEDEQISKTGSAGRACFNHEVRVVRPNEHGPSHPEDVLPPGEIGEIIVQGSSMMIGYYNRPEATDDAMYKGWYHSGDLGYMDEEGFLYVADRVDDMIITGGENVYPREVEDVLYDHEGVLDVAVLGTPDEKWGEQVTAIVVKKDPDLSEDELDQFCKSSSLLADFKRPRRYIFTEELPRNASGKIQKFLLRNEFKRDKESQR, encoded by the coding sequence ATGTATGTAACCATTGGGACGTTGTTCAACCAGACGGTACGCAAGTTTTCAAAAAAAGAGGCACTGGTTGATGCCGGATCAGGAAAACGCTGGACATTCGAGCAGTGGAACGCGGAAATCAATCAACTTGCGAATGCGTTGATGGATTCAGGTGTACAGAAAGGGGACAGGGTTTCCACGTACTTATTCAATGCACCCGAGCTTGCGATGACTTTTTTTGCCTGTGCAAAAATCGGAGCCGTTTTGAACCCGATCAACTTTCGCCTGAAGTCGAAGGAAGTGGTCTACATTCTCGAAGACGCAAAGCCATCCGTTCTGTTATTCGAAACAGCTCTTGAACCGTATGTTGCGGAAATTTATAACGAATTTCCAGAAACCTCGTTCTGGTGTATCAGCCCTGACACGCCGGATTATGCAGTGAATTATCAAGAGAGGATGAACGATGCATCATTCGAGGAGCCGAATGTGGAGGTTCATGAAAATGACCTGTACGCTATCATGTACACGAGTGGGACGACTGGTCGGCCAAAAGGTGTGATGCACCGTCATCGCGATATGCTTGAACAAAGTGTCACTTGTGCATCGGTTAAAAAGCTTACCGCTACCGACCGTGGGTTAGTTGCTGCTCCGATGTTCCATTGTGCGGAACTGCATTGCTGCTTTTTGCCGAGAGTTCACGTTGGTGCATCAAATGTGATCATTCACCATTTTGATCCTGTTGATGTTTTAGAAACGGTGGAAAAAGAAAAAATCACGGAGATGTTCGGCGCTCCGACGATGTGGAACATGGTGCTGCAACAGGATCTTGGCCGTTATGATTTGAGCAGCTTGAGAATGGGGCTTTATGGTGCAGCACCAATGGCTCCGGCTTTGGTGAGGTCGTGTAAGGAGAAGCTTGGAATCGACCTCGTTCAAGCATATGGAATGACAGAGATGGGACCTGCGATCACGTTCTTAACAGAGGATGAGCAAATCTCGAAGACTGGATCGGCAGGTCGAGCGTGTTTTAACCACGAGGTCCGTGTTGTCCGGCCGAATGAGCATGGTCCGTCCCATCCAGAGGATGTATTGCCTCCTGGAGAAATCGGGGAAATCATCGTTCAAGGCTCAAGTATGATGATCGGCTATTACAACCGCCCTGAGGCAACGGATGATGCGATGTATAAAGGCTGGTACCATTCAGGAGACCTCGGCTATATGGATGAAGAGGGCTTTTTGTATGTGGCGGACAGGGTGGATGACATGATTATCACTGGTGGAGAAAACGTCTATCCGAGAGAGGTGGAGGACGTACTTTATGATCATGAAGGTGTTCTCGATGTTGCTGTTCTCGGCACACCGGACGAAAAATGGGGAGAACAGGTGACGGCGATTGTCGTTAAAAAAGATCCGGATTTATCGGAGGATGAACTCGATCAATTTTGTAAGAGTAGCTCTTTGTTAGCAGATTTCAAACGACCTAGACGATATATATTCACTGAAGAATTGCCGCGTAATGCAAGCGGAAAAATCCAAAAGTTTTTATTAAGGAACGAGTTTAAACGGGATAAAGAGTCTCAACGATAG
- a CDS encoding VLRF1 family aeRF1-type release factor, with protein MKFSEKLNELKDIRATGTQKIMSLYLNTDRSGGNQQGGEWKIKLKNGLNKFEEYVGEMGSHEELKGFRQLKERIYKTITERERDLKRSIVLFATPDERLWTIEDLQIPIETSFHWEEYPVLDQLENLQTKYPYSGIVVINKEDATVLETEMGVLVDEYHYSFEPDIKDWREHWGPLAGSVNGSETNKKDEFQERFEANQQRWLKELGSKITKKAKKYNWKKTYLMGEKSYLNEFKKHLPYEISKFGKNPEKIEPSRIINEVIIG; from the coding sequence ATGAAATTCTCCGAAAAACTGAACGAATTAAAGGACATACGAGCAACCGGCACGCAAAAGATTATGTCACTCTACTTAAATACGGATCGCAGTGGCGGGAATCAGCAAGGTGGAGAATGGAAAATCAAACTGAAAAACGGTTTAAACAAATTCGAGGAATACGTCGGAGAAATGGGAAGTCATGAGGAACTGAAGGGATTTCGACAACTCAAAGAACGCATCTACAAGACCATTACCGAACGCGAACGTGATTTAAAAAGAAGTATTGTCCTATTTGCAACCCCGGATGAACGACTATGGACCATCGAAGACCTGCAAATCCCGATCGAAACATCCTTTCACTGGGAAGAGTATCCAGTCCTTGATCAACTAGAAAACTTGCAAACCAAATATCCGTACAGCGGTATCGTCGTCATTAATAAAGAAGACGCAACCGTACTCGAGACAGAGATGGGCGTTCTTGTAGATGAGTACCACTATTCTTTTGAGCCTGACATAAAGGATTGGCGAGAACATTGGGGACCACTTGCCGGTTCGGTGAATGGATCCGAAACGAACAAGAAGGACGAATTTCAGGAGCGATTTGAAGCTAATCAACAAAGGTGGCTTAAGGAGTTAGGTTCAAAGATTACGAAAAAAGCGAAGAAATACAACTGGAAGAAGACCTATTTGATGGGTGAAAAAAGTTACCTGAACGAATTTAAGAAACACCTCCCATATGAAATAAGTAAATTTGGTAAAAATCCTGAAAAAATTGAACCGTCTAGGATCATCAATGAAGTGATTATAGGTTGA
- a CDS encoding prohibitin family protein, with product MEIVEKTEKKPTNNRKLIGGIIVGVALVLFVAIGSLFIEKIPNGYVGVVYSPNGGVQDETLGQGWHIVGLFDKVTRYPVRMQTVEYDNIQVATSDGKNITMDFAYNYSIQPDKVVALFNKFGPVEVGEIESTYLRTRLWDAGRKAIAKYSVIDTYGQKSAAAGLEIQKIFFEDVGELGFVIDDLTLGVPKPDKATQEAIDARVRASQELERKQTELKIAEAEAKKKVIEAQATADYNKIIRESMTPEVIQYMWIQKWDGQMPKATGTGNLIQIPIGDDPVKANQ from the coding sequence ATGGAAATAGTAGAGAAAACAGAAAAGAAACCGACGAATAATCGAAAATTAATCGGTGGTATTATCGTAGGGGTTGCGCTTGTGCTATTTGTTGCTATCGGCTCATTATTTATCGAAAAAATTCCGAACGGGTATGTCGGTGTTGTCTATAGTCCGAACGGTGGTGTTCAGGATGAAACGTTAGGGCAAGGGTGGCATATCGTTGGCTTGTTCGATAAGGTGACGAGATATCCTGTTCGTATGCAAACGGTCGAATATGATAATATCCAAGTTGCAACATCAGACGGTAAAAACATAACAATGGATTTTGCTTATAACTATAGCATTCAGCCAGATAAAGTGGTTGCTTTGTTCAACAAATTCGGTCCTGTTGAGGTAGGAGAAATCGAATCTACCTATTTAAGAACAAGACTATGGGATGCTGGACGGAAAGCGATTGCTAAATATTCAGTAATTGATACGTACGGTCAAAAGTCGGCAGCTGCCGGATTAGAAATACAAAAGATCTTTTTCGAGGATGTTGGGGAGTTAGGATTTGTTATTGATGATTTGACGCTAGGGGTTCCGAAGCCGGATAAAGCGACACAAGAAGCGATTGATGCGAGGGTGCGGGCTTCCCAAGAATTAGAACGTAAACAGACAGAGTTGAAAATTGCTGAGGCTGAAGCCAAAAAGAAAGTAATTGAAGCCCAGGCAACTGCCGATTACAATAAAATCATTAGAGAATCAATGACACCTGAAGTTATTCAATATATGTGGATTCAAAAGTGGGATGGTCAAATGCCGAAAGCAACTGGAACAGGAAACCTTATTCAAATTCCGATTGGTGACGATCCGGTTAAGGCAAATCAATAA
- a CDS encoding lipopolysaccharide assembly protein LapB translates to MISNNEKQQSIQIDKIEQLIEWGRINEAIKETEQYIQMNPDDSLGYALLAKAYLQGSQLDKALHWSEESLKRDPNDLIAWQIRVLVYFKKDDWDELNQAVQSGKELFPYNSFFYFYETNYFVNKGKFKKAKEEMETCLELEPYDSLNLAFYSYIVSLLGEKGLSESVEKQALELQPNGSSTYLYLGWAAQQRGDFEKELTFFEIAIQSEPSNEQVRSEYLTVLQRKYKLYRFLTFPQRMTKKQALFILLPAFILLKGFALLFLLAYVVMHWVTKLLVHVKVFGWTLPNRN, encoded by the coding sequence ATGATTTCAAATAATGAAAAACAACAGTCGATTCAAATTGACAAAATTGAACAGTTGATCGAATGGGGCAGGATTAATGAAGCAATCAAGGAAACCGAGCAGTATATCCAAATGAACCCAGATGATTCCCTAGGCTATGCCTTACTTGCGAAAGCTTACTTACAAGGTAGTCAATTGGATAAAGCGCTACATTGGTCTGAGGAATCCCTTAAAAGGGATCCAAATGATTTAATAGCTTGGCAGATTCGAGTCCTCGTTTATTTTAAAAAAGATGACTGGGATGAATTAAATCAAGCAGTTCAGAGTGGTAAAGAGTTGTTTCCATACAATAGCTTTTTCTATTTCTATGAAACGAATTATTTTGTAAACAAAGGTAAATTCAAAAAGGCGAAAGAGGAAATGGAAACATGCTTGGAGCTAGAACCTTACGATAGTCTGAATTTAGCCTTTTATAGCTATATTGTTAGTCTGTTAGGTGAAAAGGGACTTTCAGAGAGCGTAGAAAAACAGGCACTTGAACTTCAACCGAACGGATCAAGTACTTATTTATATTTAGGATGGGCCGCGCAACAAAGAGGTGATTTTGAAAAGGAATTGACCTTTTTTGAAATTGCCATTCAAAGTGAACCATCCAATGAGCAGGTAAGGAGTGAATATTTAACTGTCCTTCAAAGAAAATATAAGCTTTATCGATTCCTTACATTCCCGCAAAGGATGACAAAGAAACAAGCGCTATTCATTCTACTTCCAGCATTCATCCTTTTAAAAGGTTTTGCACTTTTATTTTTACTTGCGTATGTTGTGATGCACTGGGTGACGAAGCTTCTCGTCCATGTGAAAGTATTCGGTTGGACATTGCCTAACAGGAATTAG
- a CDS encoding DUF3021 domain-containing protein, whose protein sequence is MVFEVLRRAIIGIGFGGLITFCMLTVLKIQQITVSLDEVWANMLGSLVVGIYFGIGSLIFDQEDWSPLRQIVIHLTLSLIVFFPIALLTGWVPAEPLPIIICLITFLIIYAIFWFSIRWYFKRMEESMNKSIH, encoded by the coding sequence ATGGTATTTGAAGTATTAAGACGAGCAATCATTGGGATTGGTTTTGGTGGATTGATTACTTTTTGTATGCTTACGGTGTTAAAAATACAGCAGATCACAGTGTCGTTAGATGAAGTATGGGCAAATATGCTGGGCAGCCTCGTAGTAGGCATATACTTTGGAATTGGTTCTCTCATCTTCGATCAAGAGGATTGGAGCCCTTTAAGACAAATAGTGATACACCTGACTCTTTCTTTGATCGTATTTTTTCCAATCGCTTTACTAACTGGATGGGTACCAGCTGAACCACTGCCTATCATCATATGCTTGATCACCTTCTTAATCATTTACGCCATCTTTTGGTTCTCCATTCGCTGGTATTTTAAAAGGATGGAAGAATCAATGAACAAGTCTATTCATTAA
- a CDS encoding LytTR family DNA-binding domain-containing protein, translated as MKIHIDINDKYEGSSITIQSNVWTEDLEAILQKLNGANAKKLVGIQGEQSILLSPDDIEFVYAENRKVFAVVEQATVELKLKLYEVETLLKDRNFTRFSKSVIGNITHIERFELSFNGNLCVYFKSGNKEYVTRKYVQILKDKIIMGGNKNGI; from the coding sequence ATGAAAATACACATTGATATCAATGATAAGTATGAGGGGTCCTCAATCACCATCCAGTCAAATGTTTGGACAGAGGACCTGGAAGCAATTTTACAAAAATTGAATGGGGCGAATGCTAAAAAGCTTGTCGGCATTCAAGGTGAGCAGTCAATCCTTCTATCACCGGATGACATTGAATTCGTCTATGCAGAAAACCGTAAAGTCTTTGCTGTGGTTGAGCAGGCAACCGTAGAGCTCAAATTAAAGCTTTATGAAGTGGAGACATTGTTAAAAGATCGAAATTTTACCCGTTTTTCAAAATCAGTGATCGGAAACATTACCCATATCGAGCGTTTCGAGCTCTCGTTCAATGGAAATCTCTGCGTCTATTTCAAGTCAGGCAACAAGGAATATGTGACAAGAAAATATGTCCAGATCCTTAAAGATAAAATTATCATGGGAGGTAACAAAAATGGTATTTGA
- a CDS encoding 26S protease regulatory subunit, whose protein sequence is MSKDKEEQRNKIKVIQFDKDKNRLVESDQPNETFEDVGGLEEVKKKIRTQFIMPLKNPEFYKAYGKSAGGSLLLYGPPGCGKTFMARAVAGEIDANFIHLDLQSILSMWVGESEHNLHNIFETAREQKPCVLFIDELDAIGGNRQNLRQHHERILVNQLLLELDGLESYNQEVYVIGATNTPWYLDPALRRPGRFNTLIFMPPPDENERKIILELKAKDKPQEKLDFKKIAVKTENFSGADLDHLIQDSIDMAIEESMETGELKPLTDSYLKKALSKRKPTTLEWFSTAKNYATFSDVNQDYQGILEYMKKNRIR, encoded by the coding sequence ATGTCAAAAGATAAGGAAGAACAGCGTAACAAGATTAAGGTCATTCAGTTTGATAAAGATAAAAATCGTCTCGTCGAAAGTGATCAGCCGAATGAGACGTTTGAAGATGTTGGCGGATTAGAGGAAGTAAAGAAGAAAATCCGGACCCAGTTCATCATGCCGCTGAAAAACCCTGAATTTTATAAAGCATATGGAAAATCAGCGGGTGGGAGCCTGTTATTGTATGGACCTCCAGGCTGCGGGAAAACATTCATGGCAAGGGCTGTAGCGGGGGAAATCGATGCGAATTTCATCCATCTTGATCTGCAGTCGATTTTATCGATGTGGGTCGGTGAATCCGAGCATAACCTGCACAACATATTTGAAACCGCCCGGGAACAGAAACCGTGCGTCTTGTTCATTGATGAGCTCGATGCGATTGGCGGGAACAGGCAGAATCTTCGCCAACACCATGAACGGATTCTCGTCAACCAGCTTTTACTCGAGTTGGATGGATTGGAATCCTATAATCAGGAGGTTTACGTGATCGGGGCGACCAACACACCGTGGTATCTCGATCCTGCATTGAGACGACCTGGAAGGTTCAACACACTTATTTTCATGCCGCCTCCAGACGAGAATGAGCGGAAAATCATACTTGAATTAAAAGCAAAAGATAAACCTCAAGAAAAGCTGGATTTTAAGAAAATTGCCGTTAAAACGGAGAACTTTTCTGGAGCGGATCTCGATCACCTTATCCAAGATTCAATCGACATGGCCATTGAGGAATCAATGGAAACCGGCGAACTCAAGCCACTAACGGACAGCTACTTAAAAAAGGCATTGTCGAAACGGAAGCCTACGACACTTGAATGGTTTTCCACCGCAAAGAACTATGCAACGTTCAGTGATGTGAACCAAGACTATCAGGGTATTTTAGAATATATGAAAAAGAATCGTATAAGGTAG
- a CDS encoding GNAT family N-acetyltransferase has protein sequence MKIRSVFSSDYYTISSLLNDWWDGRQMSNMLPKLFFDHFNDTSFVAEQDGVIIGFLNGFLSQSRSDEAYIHFVGVHPDYRKQDVGTQLYNQFFNVIKQNGRSVVRCVTSPVNKGSVVYHTKMGFEIEKGDREDSGILVFSDYDGKGGDRVLFVKKLT, from the coding sequence ATGAAAATACGTTCAGTTTTTAGTTCAGACTACTATACCATCTCCTCGTTACTGAATGACTGGTGGGATGGGCGTCAAATGTCCAATATGCTGCCGAAACTTTTCTTCGATCATTTTAACGATACAAGCTTTGTTGCCGAACAGGATGGGGTGATAATTGGTTTTTTGAACGGTTTTTTATCGCAGTCTCGGAGTGATGAGGCTTATATTCATTTTGTCGGCGTTCATCCTGATTACCGGAAACAGGATGTCGGTACTCAGTTGTATAATCAATTTTTCAATGTAATAAAACAAAATGGTCGCAGTGTAGTCCGCTGTGTTACGTCTCCTGTCAACAAAGGATCTGTTGTTTATCATACGAAGATGGGCTTTGAAATCGAAAAAGGGGACAGGGAAGATAGTGGTATCCTAGTCTTTAGTGACTACGATGGAAAAGGTGGCGATCGGGTTTTATTCGTAAAAAAGTTAACTTAG